From a single Kitasatospora azatica KCTC 9699 genomic region:
- a CDS encoding WhiB family transcriptional regulator — MADFSRLPGPNADLWDWQLSAACRGVDSSLFFHPEGERGAARSSREQSAKEVCMRCPVRTECAAHALAVREPYGVWGGLTEDEREELQGRARNRLVEVPLTVRQ; from the coding sequence ATGGCCGATTTCTCCCGACTCCCCGGTCCCAACGCGGATCTGTGGGACTGGCAGCTCTCCGCCGCCTGCCGCGGCGTGGACAGTTCGCTCTTCTTCCATCCCGAGGGCGAACGCGGCGCCGCACGCAGCTCCCGCGAGCAGAGCGCCAAGGAGGTCTGCATGCGATGCCCGGTACGGACCGAGTGCGCGGCCCACGCGCTGGCGGTCCGCGAGCCGTACGGCGTCTGGGGCGGCCTCACCGAGGACGAACGCGAGGAACTGCAGGGGCGCGCCCGCAACCGGCTGGTCGAAGTGCCACTGACCGTGCGTCAGTAG
- the groES gene encoding co-chaperone GroES, producing MTTSSKVAIKPLEDRIVVQPLDAETTTASGLVIPDTAKEKPQEGVVLAVGPGRFEDGQRLPLDVAVGDIVLYSKYGGTEVKYQGEEYLVLSARDVLAIIEK from the coding sequence GTGACCACCAGCAGCAAGGTTGCCATCAAGCCGCTTGAGGACCGCATCGTGGTCCAGCCGCTCGACGCCGAGACCACCACGGCCTCCGGCCTGGTTATCCCGGACACCGCCAAGGAGAAGCCCCAGGAGGGCGTCGTCCTGGCCGTCGGCCCGGGCCGCTTCGAGGATGGCCAGCGCCTGCCGCTCGACGTCGCCGTCGGCGACATCGTCCTGTACTCCAAGTACGGCGGCACCGAGGTCAAGTACCAGGGCGAGGAGTACCTGGTCCTCTCGGCGCGCGACGTTCTCGCCATCATCGAGAAGTAA
- the guaB gene encoding IMP dehydrogenase, translating to MSLNAAGVPEKFAMLGLTYDDVLLLPGESHVLPNQVDTSSRVSRNVRVNIPLLSAAMDKVTESRMAIAMARQGGVGVLHRNLSIEDQANQVDLVKRSESGMVTDPITVGPETTLAEADALCAKFRISGVPIADPDGKLLGIVTNRDMAFETNRDIKVREIMTPMPLITGKVGISGEDAIGLLRRHKIEKLPLVDDEGRIKGLITVKDFVKAEKYPNAAKDAEGRLLVGAAVGASAEAFDRAQALVEAGVDFLVVDTSHGHSHNALDWIAKIKSAVAVDVVGGNVATRDGAQALIDAGVDGVKVGVGPGSICTTRVVAGIGVPQVTAIYEAALACRAAGVPVIGDGGLQYSGDIGKALAAGADTVMLGSLLAGCEESPGELLFINGKQFKSYRGMGSLGAMQSRGQAKSFSKDRYFQGEVSSDEKLIAEGIEGQVPYRGPLSAVLYQLVGGLRQTMGYVGAATVAEMESKGRFVRITSAGLKESHPHDIQMTVEAPNYTSR from the coding sequence ATGTCTCTTAACGCCGCAGGCGTACCCGAGAAGTTCGCGATGCTCGGACTCACGTACGACGACGTTCTGCTGCTGCCGGGGGAATCCCACGTGCTGCCGAACCAGGTGGACACCTCCTCCCGGGTCTCGCGCAACGTCCGGGTGAACATCCCGCTGCTCTCCGCCGCGATGGACAAGGTCACCGAGTCCCGGATGGCGATCGCGATGGCCCGTCAGGGCGGCGTGGGCGTGCTGCACCGCAACCTGTCGATCGAGGACCAGGCCAACCAGGTCGACCTGGTGAAGCGCTCCGAGTCCGGCATGGTGACCGACCCGATCACGGTCGGCCCCGAGACCACGCTGGCCGAGGCCGACGCGCTCTGCGCCAAGTTCCGGATCAGCGGCGTCCCGATCGCCGACCCGGACGGCAAGCTGCTCGGCATCGTCACCAACCGCGACATGGCCTTCGAGACCAACCGCGACATCAAGGTCCGCGAGATCATGACCCCGATGCCGCTGATCACCGGCAAGGTCGGCATCTCCGGTGAGGACGCGATCGGGCTGCTGCGCCGGCACAAGATCGAGAAGCTCCCGCTGGTCGACGACGAGGGCCGGATCAAGGGCCTGATCACGGTCAAGGACTTCGTCAAGGCCGAGAAGTACCCGAACGCCGCCAAGGACGCCGAGGGCCGGCTGCTGGTCGGCGCCGCCGTGGGCGCCAGCGCCGAGGCCTTCGACCGGGCCCAGGCCCTGGTCGAGGCGGGCGTCGACTTCCTGGTGGTGGACACCTCGCACGGCCACAGCCACAACGCGCTGGACTGGATCGCCAAGATCAAGTCGGCCGTCGCGGTCGACGTGGTCGGCGGCAACGTGGCGACCCGGGACGGCGCCCAGGCGCTGATCGACGCGGGCGTGGACGGCGTGAAGGTCGGCGTCGGCCCGGGCTCGATCTGCACCACCCGGGTGGTGGCCGGCATCGGCGTCCCGCAGGTCACCGCGATCTACGAGGCCGCGCTGGCCTGCCGGGCAGCCGGCGTGCCGGTGATCGGCGACGGCGGGCTGCAGTACTCCGGCGACATCGGCAAGGCGCTCGCCGCCGGTGCCGACACGGTGATGCTGGGCTCGCTGCTGGCCGGCTGCGAGGAGTCGCCGGGCGAGCTGCTCTTCATCAACGGCAAGCAGTTCAAGTCCTACCGCGGCATGGGCTCGCTCGGCGCGATGCAGTCGCGCGGCCAGGCGAAGTCCTTCTCCAAGGACCGCTACTTCCAGGGCGAGGTCAGCTCCGACGAGAAGCTGATCGCCGAGGGCATCGAGGGCCAGGTCCCGTACCGCGGTCCGCTCTCCGCCGTGCTCTACCAGCTGGTCGGCGGCCTCCGCCAGACCATGGGCTACGTGGGCGCCGCCACCGTCGCGGAGATGGAGAGCAAGGGCCGGTTCGTCCGGATCACCTCGGCGGGCCTCAAGGAGAGCCACCCGCACGACATCCAGATGACCGTCGAGGCTCCGAACTACACCAGCCGCTGA
- a CDS encoding GuaB3 family IMP dehydrogenase-related protein gives MTEIEIGRGKRGRRAYSFDDIAVVPSRRTRDPKEVSIAWQIDAYRFELPFLAAPMDSVVSPAQAIAIGKLGGLGVLNLEGLWTRYEDPQPLLDEIAAISDEAAATRRLQEIYAAPIQAELIKQRIKEVRESGVVTAAALSPQRTAEFSKAVVDAGVDVFVIRGTTVSAEHVSGAAEPLNLKQFIYELDVPVIVGGCATYTAALHLMRTGAAGVLVGFGGGAAHTTRNVLGIQVPMATAVADVAAARRDYMDESGGRYVHVIADGGVGYSGDIAKAVACGADAVMIGAALARATDAPGKGFHWGMEAVHEELPRGKRVDLGTVGSTAEILAGPSHTPDGTMNLFGALRRAMATTGYSELKEFQRVEVTVSHR, from the coding sequence GTGACTGAGATCGAGATCGGGCGAGGCAAGCGCGGCCGCCGGGCGTACTCCTTCGACGACATCGCCGTCGTCCCCAGCCGCCGTACCCGGGACCCGAAGGAGGTCTCGATCGCCTGGCAGATCGACGCCTACCGCTTCGAGCTGCCGTTCCTGGCGGCCCCGATGGACAGCGTGGTCTCGCCCGCGCAGGCCATCGCGATCGGCAAGCTGGGCGGCCTCGGGGTGCTCAACCTCGAGGGCCTGTGGACCCGGTACGAGGACCCGCAGCCGCTGCTCGACGAGATCGCCGCGATCAGCGACGAGGCTGCCGCCACCCGCCGGCTGCAGGAGATCTACGCCGCGCCGATCCAGGCCGAGCTGATCAAGCAGCGGATCAAGGAGGTGCGCGAGTCCGGTGTGGTGACCGCCGCCGCGCTCTCCCCGCAGCGCACCGCCGAGTTCTCCAAGGCGGTCGTGGACGCCGGCGTCGACGTCTTCGTGATCCGCGGCACCACGGTCTCCGCCGAGCACGTCTCCGGCGCCGCCGAGCCGCTCAACCTGAAGCAGTTCATCTACGAGCTCGACGTCCCGGTGATCGTCGGCGGCTGCGCCACCTACACCGCCGCGCTGCACCTGATGCGCACCGGTGCGGCCGGCGTGCTGGTCGGCTTCGGCGGCGGCGCCGCCCACACCACCCGCAACGTGCTGGGCATCCAGGTCCCGATGGCCACCGCCGTCGCGGACGTGGCCGCCGCCCGCCGCGACTACATGGACGAGTCCGGCGGCCGCTACGTGCACGTGATCGCGGACGGCGGGGTCGGCTACAGCGGCGACATCGCCAAGGCGGTGGCCTGCGGCGCGGACGCGGTGATGATCGGTGCCGCGCTGGCCCGGGCCACCGACGCGCCCGGCAAGGGCTTCCACTGGGGCATGGAGGCGGTGCACGAGGAGCTGCCGCGCGGCAAGCGGGTCGACCTCGGGACCGTCGGCAGCACCGCCGAGATCCTGGCCGGTCCCTCGCACACCCCCGACGGCACGATGAACCTGTTCGGCGCGCTGCGCCGGGCGATGGCCACCACCGGATACTCCGAGCTCAAGGAGTTCCAGCGGGTCGAGGTGACGGTCAGCCACCGCTGA
- a CDS encoding response regulator transcription factor, which produces MTSVLVCDDSPLAREALRRAVATVPGVDRVTTATNGEEVLRRWVADRSDLVLMDVRMPGLGGVETVRRLLSADPGARIIMLTVAEDLDGVALAVAAGARGYLHKDASRAELRATVTQALADPTWRLAPRRLRSPDMGAAPTLTAREIQVLEGMSHGRSNAEIGRELFLSEDTVKTHARRLFKKLGASDRAHAVALGFRWGLVR; this is translated from the coding sequence ATGACTTCCGTTCTCGTTTGCGACGATTCACCGCTTGCCCGGGAGGCGCTGCGCCGTGCCGTGGCGACCGTGCCGGGCGTCGACCGGGTGACCACGGCGACGAACGGTGAGGAGGTCCTCCGCCGCTGGGTGGCCGACCGCTCCGACCTCGTCCTGATGGATGTCCGGATGCCCGGGCTCGGCGGCGTCGAGACGGTTCGGCGGCTGCTGTCCGCCGATCCGGGCGCCCGGATCATCATGCTCACCGTCGCCGAGGACCTCGACGGTGTCGCCCTCGCGGTGGCCGCCGGCGCCCGCGGCTACCTGCACAAGGACGCCTCGCGGGCCGAACTGCGGGCCACCGTGACCCAGGCGCTGGCCGACCCGACCTGGCGACTGGCGCCGCGCCGGCTGCGCAGTCCGGACATGGGCGCCGCGCCGACCCTGACGGCCCGTGAGATCCAGGTGCTGGAGGGGATGAGCCACGGTCGGAGCAATGCGGAGATCGGCCGCGAGCTCTTCCTCTCCGAGGACACCGTGAAGACCCACGCGCGCCGGTTGTTCAAGAAGCTCGGCGCCTCCGACCGGGCCCACGCGGTGGCCCTCGGCTTCCGCTGGGGCCTGGTCCGCTGA
- the groL gene encoding chaperonin GroEL (60 kDa chaperone family; promotes refolding of misfolded polypeptides especially under stressful conditions; forms two stacked rings of heptamers to form a barrel-shaped 14mer; ends can be capped by GroES; misfolded proteins enter the barrel where they are refolded when GroES binds), which produces MAKILQFDEDARRSLERGVNKLADTVKVTIGPKGRNVVIDKKFGAPTITNDGVTIAREVELDDPYENLGAQLVKEVATKTNDVAGDGTTTATVLAQALVNEGLRNVAAGAAPAALKKGIDKAVAAVTEHLLAVAREIEGKDDVAAVASLSAQDPQVGELIAEAIDKVGKDGVITVEESNTFGVELDFTEGMQFDKGYLSPYFVTDQERQEAVLEDPYILINQGKISSIQELLPLLEKILQAGASKPLLIIAEDVDGEALSTLVVNKIRGTFNAVAVKAPGFGDRRKAILGDLATLTGATVISEEVGLKLDQAGLDVLGSARRITITKDDTTVVDGAGEAEAVAGRVAQIKAEIANTDSDWDREKLQERLAKLAGGVCVIKVGAATEVELKERKHRLEDAISATRAAVEEGIVAGGGASLVHAQKVLDGGLGLSGDEATGVAVVRKALAEPLRWIAQNAGLEGYVITHKVAELEAGHGFNAATGEYGDLLKAGVIDPVKVTRSALENAASIASLLLTTETLVVEKKEEESDAGHSHGGHGHSH; this is translated from the coding sequence ATGGCGAAGATCCTGCAGTTCGACGAGGACGCCCGCCGCTCGCTGGAGCGCGGTGTCAACAAGCTGGCCGACACCGTCAAGGTGACCATTGGTCCCAAGGGCCGCAACGTCGTCATCGACAAGAAGTTCGGCGCCCCGACCATCACCAACGACGGTGTCACCATCGCCCGCGAGGTCGAGCTGGACGACCCGTACGAGAACCTCGGCGCCCAGCTGGTCAAGGAGGTGGCCACCAAGACCAACGACGTCGCGGGTGACGGCACCACCACCGCCACCGTGCTGGCCCAGGCCCTGGTCAACGAGGGTCTGCGCAACGTCGCCGCCGGCGCCGCCCCGGCCGCCCTGAAGAAGGGCATCGACAAGGCCGTCGCCGCCGTCACCGAGCACCTGCTGGCCGTGGCCCGCGAGATCGAGGGCAAGGACGACGTCGCCGCCGTCGCCTCCCTCTCCGCGCAGGACCCGCAGGTCGGCGAGCTGATCGCCGAGGCGATCGACAAGGTCGGCAAGGACGGTGTGATCACCGTCGAGGAGTCCAACACCTTCGGCGTGGAGCTGGACTTCACCGAGGGCATGCAGTTCGACAAGGGCTACCTGTCGCCGTACTTCGTCACCGACCAGGAGCGCCAGGAGGCGGTCCTGGAGGACCCGTACATCCTGATCAACCAGGGCAAGATCTCCTCGATCCAGGAGCTGCTCCCGCTGCTGGAGAAGATCCTGCAGGCCGGCGCCTCCAAGCCGCTGCTGATCATCGCCGAGGACGTGGACGGCGAGGCGCTCTCCACCCTCGTGGTGAACAAGATCCGCGGCACCTTCAACGCGGTGGCCGTCAAGGCCCCCGGCTTCGGTGACCGCCGCAAGGCGATCCTCGGCGACTTGGCCACCCTGACCGGTGCCACCGTCATCTCCGAGGAGGTCGGCCTCAAGCTCGACCAGGCCGGCCTGGACGTGCTGGGCAGCGCCCGCCGCATCACCATCACCAAGGACGACACCACGGTCGTCGACGGCGCCGGCGAGGCCGAGGCCGTCGCGGGTCGCGTCGCCCAGATCAAGGCCGAGATCGCCAACACCGACTCGGACTGGGACCGCGAGAAGCTGCAGGAGCGCCTGGCCAAGCTGGCCGGCGGGGTCTGCGTGATCAAGGTCGGCGCCGCCACCGAGGTGGAGCTCAAGGAGCGCAAGCACCGTCTGGAGGACGCCATCTCGGCGACCCGCGCGGCCGTCGAGGAGGGCATCGTCGCCGGCGGCGGCGCCTCCCTGGTGCACGCGCAGAAGGTGCTGGACGGCGGCCTGGGCCTGTCGGGCGACGAGGCGACCGGTGTCGCGGTCGTCCGCAAGGCGCTCGCCGAGCCGCTGCGCTGGATCGCCCAGAACGCCGGCCTCGAGGGCTACGTGATCACCCACAAGGTCGCCGAGCTGGAGGCCGGCCACGGCTTCAACGCGGCCACCGGCGAGTACGGCGACCTGCTGAAGGCCGGCGTCATCGACCCGGTCAAGGTCACCCGCTCCGCGCTGGAGAACGCGGCCTCGATCGCCTCCCTGCTGCTCACCACCGAGACCCTCGTGGTGGAGAAGAAGGAGGAGGAGTCGGACGCCGGCCACTCCCACGGCGGCCACGGCCACTCGCACTGA
- a CDS encoding LysR family transcriptional regulator translates to MIEARHLRVLRAVARTGSYSAAARELGCTQPAVSQQMKALEKAIELPLVVRSGRDMQLSEAGEVLLKHASGILAGLSAAEQEVAAIAGLRAGRVRLVSFPTASSTLVPPAVARLRGAHPGVRVSLVEAEPPESLAMLRGGECEIALAFRYPDGNAAPAPAHGSSRADRARAVLAAAEAAAAADWSDLVVRPLLDDPLVGLLPPGHPLADRDEQHPVALAELAGEQWIAGCPQCRGHLVELCAGAGFEPRIDFATDDYPAVVGLVAAGLGVAVLPGLALGAVRRDAVAAVPVHAGNGGPARREVVALTLPDLAEVPAVALMLDRLAEAAAGR, encoded by the coding sequence ATGATCGAGGCACGGCATCTGAGGGTTCTGCGCGCCGTCGCGCGCACGGGGTCGTACTCCGCGGCGGCCCGGGAGCTCGGATGCACCCAACCGGCGGTCAGCCAGCAGATGAAGGCGCTGGAAAAGGCGATCGAGCTGCCGCTGGTGGTCCGTTCGGGGCGTGACATGCAGCTGAGCGAGGCCGGCGAGGTGCTGCTCAAGCACGCCTCGGGCATCCTCGCGGGACTGAGCGCCGCCGAGCAGGAGGTGGCCGCGATCGCCGGCCTGCGGGCCGGACGGGTCCGGCTGGTCTCGTTCCCGACCGCGAGTTCCACTCTTGTGCCGCCCGCCGTCGCCCGGCTGCGGGGCGCCCATCCGGGGGTCCGCGTGTCGCTGGTGGAGGCTGAGCCGCCGGAGTCGCTGGCGATGCTGCGCGGCGGCGAGTGCGAGATCGCGCTGGCCTTCCGCTACCCGGACGGCAATGCCGCACCGGCCCCCGCCCACGGTTCCTCACGGGCCGACCGGGCCCGGGCGGTGCTCGCCGCGGCCGAGGCGGCGGCCGCCGCCGACTGGTCCGATCTGGTGGTGCGTCCGCTCCTTGACGACCCGTTGGTCGGCCTGTTGCCGCCCGGGCACCCGTTGGCCGACCGGGACGAGCAGCACCCGGTGGCGCTCGCCGAGCTGGCCGGGGAGCAGTGGATCGCGGGCTGCCCGCAGTGCCGCGGGCACCTGGTGGAGCTGTGCGCGGGCGCCGGCTTCGAGCCGCGGATCGACTTCGCCACCGACGACTACCCGGCGGTGGTCGGCCTGGTGGCGGCCGGGCTCGGGGTGGCGGTGCTGCCGGGCCTGGCGCTGGGCGCGGTGCGCCGCGACGCGGTGGCGGCCGTCCCGGTGCACGCCGGCAACGGCGGCCCGGCGCGGCGCGAGGTGGTCGCGCTCACCCTGCCGGACCTGGCCGAGGTGCCGGCCGTCGCGCTGATGCTGGACCGGCTCGCCGAGGCGGCGGCCGGCCGCTGA
- the shbA gene encoding RNA polymerase sigma factor ShbA → MRDDEAGDSGVSQPPVSEPPPSEERAPSTGRGRRAAASGTSPLVAELVSGAVRGEGPATDALLAYVHPLVLRYCRGRLVRLPGGARHHVDDVAQEVCVAVLCALPRYRDEGRPFEAFVYSIAAHKIADLQRAAMRGPGSTVIPPDDLPEVPDEALGPEERALLSSDAAWMRELLSNLPARQRELVLLRIAAGLSAEETGEMLGMSPGAVRVAQHRALSRLRALAEESA, encoded by the coding sequence ATGCGTGACGACGAGGCCGGCGACAGCGGCGTGAGCCAACCGCCCGTTAGTGAGCCCCCGCCGTCCGAGGAGCGAGCCCCGAGTACGGGCCGCGGCCGCCGGGCGGCGGCGAGTGGTACCTCCCCGCTGGTCGCCGAGCTGGTGAGCGGCGCGGTTCGCGGCGAGGGCCCGGCCACTGACGCACTGTTGGCCTACGTCCATCCGCTGGTGCTGCGCTACTGCCGCGGCCGGCTGGTCCGGCTGCCCGGCGGCGCCCGGCACCATGTGGACGACGTGGCCCAGGAGGTCTGCGTCGCGGTGCTCTGCGCGCTGCCCCGCTACCGGGACGAGGGGCGCCCGTTCGAGGCCTTCGTCTACTCGATCGCCGCGCACAAGATCGCCGACCTGCAGCGGGCCGCGATGCGCGGCCCCGGCTCCACCGTGATCCCGCCGGACGACCTGCCCGAGGTGCCGGACGAAGCGCTCGGCCCGGAGGAGCGGGCGCTGCTGAGCAGCGACGCCGCGTGGATGCGCGAGCTGCTGTCCAACCTGCCGGCCCGTCAGCGCGAGCTGGTGCTGCTGCGGATCGCGGCCGGTCTGTCGGCCGAGGAGACCGGCGAGATGCTCGGCATGTCACCGGGCGCCGTCCGGGTGGCCCAGCACCGGGCGCTCAGCCGACTGCGGGCGCTCGCGGAGGAGTCCGCCTAG
- a CDS encoding protein kinase domain-containing protein, producing the protein MRAGPGQTVAGRYQVVDRVAPADPSRLRRLAVDGRTGTRVLLEAVELPELLVPELNGSADFEGSRWLDPAGLIAEVQAVLADSLDHPRLRQSYAVVADEGLLWVAVEQPVAVGLPELLADGPLEPYRVAELAADLVGALGAVHRAGRAHGNLVVEQVLVCEDGAALLGGLAIGAAEEALAKELGGADGRRWGQARAGLVGATAERWAPEQLNGQVAAGPAADFWALGVLLYRVLTGRGPFPEQTPTALFAAIRSGERADSGACGPLRPLVDRLLAAEPADRPSVEEARGWLSELLAAAPEPYRVEPEPEVLPVLRPPGVLVRRPRRRARGADSPVVTDHRRHARSAGRSSPLLPVLLVGGVLAAMVLALTAVVLLAG; encoded by the coding sequence ATGCGAGCTGGCCCTGGCCAGACCGTGGCCGGCAGGTACCAGGTGGTCGACCGGGTGGCGCCGGCCGACCCCAGCAGGCTGCGCCGGCTCGCCGTCGACGGCCGGACCGGCACCCGGGTGCTGCTGGAGGCGGTGGAGCTGCCCGAGCTGCTGGTCCCCGAGCTCAATGGCAGCGCCGACTTCGAGGGCAGCCGCTGGCTGGACCCGGCGGGCCTGATCGCCGAGGTGCAGGCGGTCCTCGCGGACAGCCTCGACCATCCGCGGCTGCGGCAGTCCTACGCGGTGGTCGCGGACGAGGGCCTGCTCTGGGTCGCGGTCGAGCAGCCGGTCGCCGTCGGGCTGCCCGAGCTGCTCGCCGACGGGCCGCTGGAGCCGTACCGGGTGGCCGAGTTGGCCGCCGACCTGGTCGGCGCGCTGGGTGCGGTGCACCGGGCCGGGCGGGCGCACGGCAACCTGGTGGTCGAGCAGGTGCTGGTCTGCGAGGACGGCGCGGCGCTGCTCGGCGGGCTGGCGATCGGCGCGGCCGAGGAGGCGCTGGCCAAGGAGCTGGGCGGCGCGGACGGCCGGCGCTGGGGGCAGGCGCGGGCCGGGCTGGTCGGGGCCACGGCCGAGCGCTGGGCGCCGGAGCAGCTGAACGGGCAGGTCGCGGCTGGTCCGGCCGCCGACTTCTGGGCGCTCGGGGTGCTGCTGTACCGGGTGCTGACGGGGCGTGGGCCCTTCCCCGAGCAGACCCCGACCGCGCTCTTCGCCGCGATCCGGTCCGGCGAACGGGCCGACAGCGGGGCCTGCGGGCCGCTGCGTCCGCTGGTGGACCGGCTGCTGGCCGCCGAGCCGGCCGACCGCCCGTCCGTCGAGGAGGCCCGGGGCTGGCTGTCCGAGTTGCTGGCCGCCGCGCCGGAGCCGTACCGGGTCGAGCCGGAGCCCGAGGTGCTGCCCGTGCTGCGCCCGCCCGGCGTGCTGGTGCGCCGCCCGCGCCGGCGGGCTCGCGGAGCCGACTCGCCGGTGGTCACGGACCACCGCCGGCACGCCCGGTCGGCCGGTCGGTCCTCGCCGCTGCTGCCGGTGTTGCTGGTCGGCGGGGTGCTGGCCGCGATGGTACTGGCGCTGACCGCCGTGGTGCTGTTGGCGGGCTGA
- a CDS encoding serine/threonine-protein kinase: protein MTQPQGTSGRVLADRYRLDSILGSGGMGTVWRAEDEMLGRIVAVKELRMHGGVDEDEKHRLIVRTLREAKATARIRHTAAVTVFDVVEEDDRPWIVMELVDGRSLAEVVKEDGPVTPVRAAEIGLELLGVLGAAHSQGILHRDVKPSNVLIGEDGRVVLTDFGIASVEGDTSVTSTGMLVGAPSYISPERARGHKPGPPADLWSLGGTLYAALEGKPPYDRGSALATLTAVMTEELPDPANAGPLLPVIQGLLEKDPEKRLDASATRSMLRRVVAESTARAESTTQAKVPVTDEPATAVAPAAGPVAGPVAAKAERKGLGKGGARPSVPGLSTVRVGSGRTRPATAATPASAASASASASPAPAAGAAAAEQTAWSSSPTLGAAARWPRRRLLLVALLLALVLVGGGVWLAVEDSGKGTPNGAASTASSAGTAGGVAGAPVSAAPSSAAPSSAPTGSAAPSTAAPTTTAPTSPAAAPPPAGSPAAAPSSPAASASAAGPQVPAGYQLYTDPSGFKIVLPQWLTDQGVGYRATTRKFGGHGLSLLVDWQSPANSSALADWQASDASGATTFSGYQRIQVAPVTYGQWTNAADWEWTFSGSSGTRMHSLNRGFVVDNGKYGYALLWTSSDADWSSQDFTGARKNGFDSFQPAP from the coding sequence ATGACCCAGCCGCAGGGCACCTCCGGACGCGTCCTGGCCGACCGCTACCGGCTCGACTCGATTCTCGGCAGCGGCGGTATGGGCACCGTCTGGCGGGCCGAGGACGAGATGCTCGGCCGGATCGTCGCGGTCAAGGAACTGCGGATGCACGGCGGTGTGGACGAGGACGAGAAGCACCGGCTGATCGTCCGCACGCTGCGCGAGGCCAAGGCCACCGCCCGGATCCGGCACACCGCCGCCGTCACCGTCTTCGACGTGGTCGAGGAGGACGACCGGCCGTGGATCGTGATGGAGCTGGTGGACGGGCGCTCGCTGGCCGAGGTGGTCAAGGAGGACGGTCCGGTGACCCCGGTGCGGGCCGCCGAGATCGGCCTGGAGCTGCTCGGGGTGCTCGGCGCCGCGCACAGCCAGGGGATCCTGCACCGTGACGTCAAGCCGTCCAACGTGCTGATCGGCGAGGACGGCCGGGTGGTGCTGACCGACTTCGGCATCGCCAGCGTGGAGGGCGACACCTCGGTCACCTCCACCGGAATGCTGGTCGGCGCGCCCTCGTACATATCTCCGGAGCGGGCGCGCGGGCACAAGCCCGGGCCGCCGGCCGACCTGTGGTCGCTGGGCGGCACGCTGTACGCCGCGCTGGAGGGCAAGCCGCCGTACGACCGTGGCTCGGCGCTGGCCACGCTGACCGCCGTGATGACCGAGGAGCTGCCGGACCCGGCCAACGCCGGGCCGCTGCTGCCGGTGATCCAGGGGCTGCTGGAGAAGGACCCGGAGAAGCGGCTGGATGCCTCGGCGACCCGGTCGATGCTCCGGCGGGTGGTGGCGGAGTCCACCGCCCGGGCCGAGTCGACGACGCAGGCGAAGGTGCCGGTGACGGACGAGCCCGCCACGGCCGTCGCGCCGGCCGCCGGGCCGGTCGCCGGGCCGGTCGCCGCGAAGGCCGAGCGAAAGGGACTCGGGAAGGGCGGGGCCAGGCCGAGCGTGCCGGGCCTGAGCACGGTCCGGGTCGGCAGCGGCCGCACCCGGCCGGCTACCGCCGCCACCCCCGCCTCGGCCGCGTCCGCGTCCGCGTCCGCGTCGCCCGCCCCCGCCGCCGGGGCGGCGGCCGCCGAGCAGACCGCGTGGAGCAGCAGCCCGACCCTGGGCGCCGCCGCCCGCTGGCCGCGCCGACGGCTGCTGCTGGTCGCCCTGCTGCTGGCGCTGGTGCTGGTGGGCGGTGGCGTCTGGCTGGCCGTGGAGGACAGCGGCAAGGGCACACCGAACGGGGCGGCCTCGACGGCGTCCTCGGCCGGCACCGCGGGCGGGGTGGCCGGGGCTCCGGTGAGCGCGGCGCCCAGCTCGGCGGCCCCCTCCAGCGCCCCGACCGGCAGCGCGGCGCCCAGCACCGCGGCGCCCACCACGACGGCGCCGACCAGCCCGGCGGCAGCGCCGCCGCCGGCCGGCTCGCCCGCCGCCGCGCCGAGTTCGCCCGCCGCGAGTGCGAGCGCGGCCGGGCCCCAGGTCCCGGCCGGCTACCAGCTCTACACCGACCCCTCCGGTTTCAAGATCGTGCTCCCGCAGTGGCTGACCGACCAGGGCGTCGGCTACCGGGCCACGACGCGGAAGTTCGGCGGCCACGGCCTCTCGCTGCTGGTGGACTGGCAGTCGCCGGCCAACAGCAGCGCGCTGGCCGACTGGCAGGCCTCGGATGCCTCCGGCGCGACGACGTTCAGCGGCTACCAGCGGATCCAGGTGGCCCCGGTGACCTATGGTCAGTGGACCAACGCGGCCGACTGGGAGTGGACGTTCAGCGGCTCCTCCGGCACCCGGATGCACTCGCTCAACCGTGGCTTCGTGGTCGACAACGGCAAGTACGGCTACGCGCTGCTGTGGACCTCGAGCGACGCCGACTGGTCTTCGCAGGACTTCACCGGGGCCCGGAAGAACGGCTTCGACAGCTTCCAGCCCGCGCCGTAG